A single Theropithecus gelada isolate Dixy chromosome 7b, Tgel_1.0, whole genome shotgun sequence DNA region contains:
- the CIPC gene encoding CLOCK-interacting pacemaker, protein MERKNPSRESPRRLSAKVGKGTEMKKVARQLGMAAAESDKDSGFSDGSSECLSSAEQMESEDMLSALGWSREERPRQNSKTAKNAFPTLSPMVVMKNVLVKQGSSSSQLQSWTVQPSFEVISAQPQLLFLHPPVPSPVSPCHTGEKKSDSRNYLPILNSYTKIAPHPGKRGLSLGPEEKGASGVQKKLCTERLGPSLSSSEPTKVGAIPSSPSTPAPPSAKLAEDSALQGVPSLVAGGSPQTLQPVSSSHVAKAPSLTFASPASPVCASDSTLHGLESNSPLSPLSANYSSPLWAAEHLCRSPDIFSEQRQSKHRRFQNTLVVLHKSGLLEITLKTKELIRQNQATQVELDQLKEQTQLFIEATKSRAPQAWAKLQASLTPGSSNTGSDLEAFSDHPDI, encoded by the exons ATGGAGAGGAAAAACCCATCCAGAGAGAGCCCCAGAAGACTCTCCGCCAAAGTAGGCAAAGGCACAGAGATGAAGAAAGTGGCTCGTCAGCTCGGGATGGCTGCTGCTGAGTCAGACAAGGACTCTGGCTTTTCAG ATGGGAGCTCGGAATGTCTGAGCTCCGCAGAGCAGATGGAGTCCGAGGACATGCTGAGCGCCTTAGGCTGGAGCAGAGaagagaggccgaggcagaactCCAAAACTGCAAAGAATGCCTTCCCTACCCTGTCTCCCATGGTCGTCATGAAGAATGTGCTGGTCAAACAG GGCAGCAGCTCATCCCAGCTCCAGTCATGGACTGTCCAGCCCTCCTTTGAAGTGATCTCAGCACAGCCACAGCTCTTATTCCTTCATCCACCTGTACCATCTCCTGTCAGTCCATGCCACACTGGCGAGAAAAAGTCCGACTCCAGGAACTACTTGCCCATTCTGAATTCTTACACCAAAATAGCCCCACATCCAGGCAAAAGGGGCCTTTCCCTTGGCCCAGAAGAAAAAGGAGCAAGTGGAGTGCAGAAGAAACTCTGTACTGAGAGACTTGGGCCTAGCTTGTCTTCCAGTGAGCCAACCAAGGTTGGTGCTATTCCGTCCAGTCCCTCGACGCCAGCACCACCCAGCGCCAAACTTGCCGAGGACTCAGCTCTGCAGGGTGTGCCCTCTCTGGTGGCAGGTGGAAGTCCACAGACTCTTCAGCCAGTATCCAGCAGTCACGTGGCTAAAGCTCCCAGTCTGACCTTCGCTTCCCCCGCCAGTCCTGTCTGCGCATCAGACAGCACTCTCCATGGGTTAGAGAGCAACTCTCCCCTTTCACCACTGTCCGCTAATTATAGCTCACCTTTATGGGCTGCAGAGCACCTCTGCCGCAGCCCAGATATCTTTTCAGAGCAGCGGCAGAGCAAACATAGGCGCTTTCAGAATACCCTAGTAGTCCTACACAAATCTGGTTTGCTAGAGATCACTTTGAAAACCAAGGAGTTGATTCGTCAGAACCAGGCAACTCAGGTAGAACTAGACCAGCTAAAGGAGCAAACCCAGCTGTTTATAGAAGCCACCAAGAGCAGGGCCCCCCAGGCTTGGGCCAAGCTGCAGGCATCTTTAACACCTGGGTCCAGTAATACAGGCAGTGACCTAGAAGCATTCTCTGATCACCCAGACATATAG